The Streptomyces rimosus genomic interval GCCGACGCGCCCCCGACCGGCGCCCCCGCCGCAGCCGCACCCTGCCCCGCCAGCACCTCCAAGATCTGCTCGCCGTACTTCGCCAGCTTGTTCTCGCCCACGCCGTTCACCGTGCCGAGTGCGGCCAGGCTCGCCGGGCGGGCCGTGGCGATCTCGCGCAGCGTGGCGTCGTGGAAGATCACGTACGCCGGTACGCCCTGCTCCTTGGCCGTACGGCCCCGCCAGGCCCGCAGCTCCTCGAAGACCGGCACGGCCTCCTCCGGCAGGTCCACCGGCGCCGCGCGCCGCCCCTTGGCCGCCTTCGCGGCCTTGGCGGCCTTGGCCGTCTTCTCCGGCTCGCGCCGCATCAGCACCTCGCGCCGCCCCCGCAGCACCTCACCGCTCTCCTCGGTGAGCACCAGCGTGCCATAGTCGCCCTCCACCGCGAGCAGCCGCTGCGCCAGCAACTGCCGTATCACGCCCCGCCATTCGGCCTCGCGGAGATCGCTCCCGATCCCGAAGACGCTCAGCGTGTCATGATCGAACTGGATGACCTTCGCGGTCTTCTTCCCCAGCAGGATGTCGATGATCTGCCCGGCGCCGAACTTCTGCTTCCGCTCCCGCTGCAACCGCACCACCGTGGAGAGGAGCTTCTGCGCGGGCACCGTGCCGTCCCACGTCTGCGGCGGCGTCAGGCACGTGTCGCAGTTCCCGCACGGGCCGCTCTCCTGCCCGAAGTACGCGAGCAGCCGCACCCGCCGGCATTCCACCGTCTCGCACAGCGCCAGCATCGCGTCGAGGTGCGCCGACAGCCGCCTGCGGTGGGCGTCGTCGCCGTCCGACCCGTCGATCATCTTGCGCTGCTGGACCACGTCCTGGAGCCCGTAGGCCAGCCACGCCGTGGACGGCTGGCCGTCCCGCCCCGCGCGCCCCGTTTCCTGGTAATAGCCCTCCACCGATTTCGGCAGGTCGAGGTGGGCGACGAACCGTACGTCCGGCTTGTCGATGCCCATCCCGAACGCGATGGTGGCGACGACCACCACCCCGTCCTCCCGCAGAAATCGCGCCTGGTGTTCCGCGCGCGTCCGCGCTTCCAGGCCCGCGTGGTACGGGAGCGCCGTGATCCCGTTCTGCACCAGGAATTCGGCGGTCTTTTCCACCGAGGCGCGCGAGAGGCAGTACACGATTCCGGCGTCACCGGCATGCTCGGTGCGCAGCAATTCCAGCAGCTGCTTCTTCGGGTCGCTCTTGCCGGCGATACGGTACTGAATGTTCGGCCGGTCGAAACTGGCCACGAAATGCCGGGCATTCTCCATACCCAGCCGCGTGGTGATCTCCTGGTGCGTGGCCTCCGTGGCCGTCGCCGTCAGCGCCATCCGCGGCACCTCGGGCCACCGCTCGCGCAGCATCGACAGGGCCAGGTAGTCCGGCCGGAAGTCGTGGCCCCACTGCGCGACACAGTGCGCCTCGTCGATCGCGAACAGGGAGATCTTGCCCCGGTCCAGCAGGCTCAGCGTCTGCTCCACACGCAGCCGCTCCGGCGCCAGATACAGCAGGTCCAACTCCCCGGAGAGGAACTCGGCCTCCACCATCCGCCGCTCGTCGAAGTCCTGCGTGGAATTCAGGAACCCGGCCCGGACCCCCAGCGCCCGCAGCGCGTCGACCTGGTCCTGCATCAGCGCGATCAGCGGCGAGATCACCACACCGACCCCGGGCCGCACCAGTGCCGGAATCTGGTAGCAGAGGGATTTCCCGCCGCCGGTCGGCATCAGTACGACCGCGTCGCCGCCCGTTATGACGTGCTCGATGATCGCTTGCTGTTCCCCGCGGAACGCGTCGTAACCGAATACCCGCCGCAGGACGCCCACCGCGCCACTGGCGTCGTCCACCGTTTCCCCGGCCTCGGGAGCCATCTCTACCTCGCTCATGCCTGCAGCGTACGAGCTATCCCGCTACCCGCGCTCAAGCCTGTGGATAACTCGGCGCGGGACCGGCCGCCTCTGCTACTCCCCGGCAGCTCGCACGGGTGGTACGGCGCAGCACCGCCCTGGCAACCCCGTACAACGAAATCCACCACCCAGCCGTCTCACAAGACGACGAGGAACACCAAATACCGCCGCCTGTGCCCGCGCCCCATACCGCCCCGGCACGCCCAAATACCTGCGCACCAGCTCACCGGCCCACCAGCGCTCCCAGCACCCCTCTCACCTTCACGTCGGCACGGCCCCTCGCTCACCTGCCTTCTACGGCCCTACGCCGCCCAACCGCGCCGCCACCGCATCTCCCACCGACCCGCTCCTCCACAGGCCCTACCTCCAGTCTCGTCGCCACCTCTCCACCACCCCTCCCAAGGACGGAGACCACCATGCGCACCCACCCCACGAACTCCCACCACCCCACGAACCCCCACCACCCCCGCCGACCCGCCACCACCTCCGCCACCCTCCTCACCACCACAGCCGCAACTCTCGTGACCCTCGTCACCCTCACGACCACCGCCTCAGCCGCCTCAGCCCCCACCCCCACAACTCCCACCACCCCCACCAAACCCACAGCCACCTCGGCAATCCGCCCCTGCCCCGAATCCGCCCTGAAGATCACCGCGTCCGCCGTCACCTCTCAGCGCCCCGACGTCCTGCGCATCAGCGCCAACAACCGCAGCGTCACCCCTTGCGTCATCGACCGCATCCCCACCGTGACCTTCGGCGACCTGGACGGCGCGGCGCAGCCCGACCCGCCCGCCGAGAGCGCCCCGTACCGCCTCGCTCCGGGGGCCACCGCGTACGCGACGGTCCGTACGGTCACCGGCGAGCCGTCCCCGTCCACCCGCACCGTCGGCTTCATCACCGTCGCCGCCGATCCGGCCCACCAGGGCCGCCGCTTCGACGCCGCGGCCCTGGGCGCGCCCAACGACATCCGCGTCTGGTCGCCGACCACGACCTGGTGGCGCCCGACCGCCGGTTGATCACCCCGACACCGTACGGCCGGCCGGCGCCCCAACAATCACTCGACGACTCAACTGCCCTTCCCTGGGGGCGGGTTACGCCGAACCACCCGCCCCCGCCCCCGTCATCGACCAAAGTGAGCGCATGAGCCTCACGACTGCCGGCGAGCCGCCGGGCCCCGTGCGTTTCTTCCTGCTGTGCGACCGTATGGGCTGCGATGCTCGCGCCGTCCTCGACCTGGTCGTCGCCGACCCGCCGCCGGACATCGAGACGGACCTCTTCGGCCACCTTCTGCACAGCGCCAAAACGGCCGCCCCGCGTATCGCCGACATGGGCTGGACGTACTACCAGGGCGACGGCTACTGGTGCCCGCGCTGCTCCACCCCGCGCTCCCAGCGCCCCCGCCGCGGCCGCACCCGCTCGTCCTGACCCCGGGGCGCCCCTGCCCTCATCCCGCTCGCCAACCCCTCGAACAAGGGTAACTGGCTGGTAGCACTCCGTAAGATTTTGCCTTCTTTCCTTGCACGCTTGAGCACTCCTGAACGCTATTGCGGGCAGAGAGCTCGTACTGGCTCTCCGGTGCCGGGACGAGCAGGCACCGTCCATCCCCGACCGGAGGGACCGAGGGCTCCGTGAACCTTGATCTCGTACGTGACTGGGCCGTGGCCGCCATCGCGGTCCGCGTGTTCAGCGCCGACATACGGATGCTGCTGCGCCGCCTCGCCGCCGCCCAGGTGCTGGCGGGCGTCTCCGAACTCACACGTACCGGTACGGGAACACGTACCGGCGCAGGAACCCGCGAACGCCTCCGTACGGGCACCCGTACCCATACGCGTGCCGCCGCCCCCGCCCACCAGGCGCGCGACTACGACACTCCGTACGGCGGCTCCCCGTACAACGCGCCGTACAGCGGCCCCTCGTACGGACCCCAGCGCGATCACGACCTCCAGGAGGGCGAGCGCTGATGTCCGAACGCGAGCCGAGCGCCGACCGCGACCCACGTCCCGGCCAGGCCCGGGGATCACACAGGGCCCCCGCCCGTACGCCCCAAT includes:
- the recQ gene encoding DNA helicase RecQ codes for the protein MAPEAGETVDDASGAVGVLRRVFGYDAFRGEQQAIIEHVITGGDAVVLMPTGGGKSLCYQIPALVRPGVGVVISPLIALMQDQVDALRALGVRAGFLNSTQDFDERRMVEAEFLSGELDLLYLAPERLRVEQTLSLLDRGKISLFAIDEAHCVAQWGHDFRPDYLALSMLRERWPEVPRMALTATATEATHQEITTRLGMENARHFVASFDRPNIQYRIAGKSDPKKQLLELLRTEHAGDAGIVYCLSRASVEKTAEFLVQNGITALPYHAGLEARTRAEHQARFLREDGVVVVATIAFGMGIDKPDVRFVAHLDLPKSVEGYYQETGRAGRDGQPSTAWLAYGLQDVVQQRKMIDGSDGDDAHRRRLSAHLDAMLALCETVECRRVRLLAYFGQESGPCGNCDTCLTPPQTWDGTVPAQKLLSTVVRLQRERKQKFGAGQIIDILLGKKTAKVIQFDHDTLSVFGIGSDLREAEWRGVIRQLLAQRLLAVEGDYGTLVLTEESGEVLRGRREVLMRREPEKTAKAAKAAKAAKGRRAAPVDLPEEAVPVFEELRAWRGRTAKEQGVPAYVIFHDATLREIATARPASLAALGTVNGVGENKLAKYGEQILEVLAGQGAAAAGAPVGGASAAGAAGAGATAAGAPAADGSGGGFIDELGWDEPDWGEPPFEEE
- a CDS encoding DUF4232 domain-containing protein; translated protein: MRTHPTNSHHPTNPHHPRRPATTSATLLTTTAATLVTLVTLTTTASAASAPTPTTPTTPTKPTATSAIRPCPESALKITASAVTSQRPDVLRISANNRSVTPCVIDRIPTVTFGDLDGAAQPDPPAESAPYRLAPGATAYATVRTVTGEPSPSTRTVGFITVAADPAHQGRRFDAAALGAPNDIRVWSPTTTWWRPTAG